The Bdellovibrionales bacterium genome segment AGTCTGGATCAACCCCAGTTAAATTGCATCTCCATGTCTCTTTTTCTCGAATTGCTGGAAGGCAAGTCCCACTGATCACGGGCTTGCGATTAAAATCTTGAATAGCAAGCTCCCAATCGATTTTTAGCACTCGCCCACCGTCCGTAATTAGAACCTGCAAATCATAGTTGGCTCCGCCCCCATCAAAGGACCCAGGGGTCCATGAAAAGTGCTGCGTGTCTGTGAGAATGATTTCCCCTTTTTGCTTCCAAACGTAAAACAGCATATCTCCGTCAACGTCGGTTGCTTCGGCATTTACTTCTAAAAGAGATTGCTCCTTTCCTGCTACGAGACCAGGAGGCGTGGAAGTAAAAATATCTAAAACCGGAGGATTGTTGGGAACTCCAAATGGAAAAGGTGCCGTCAAAACTTCACCCATAGAGTTAAAATTGAATTGAGCTCCAATGCTCGCCAGCAAATTCAAGAACTCTAGGTTATTAGACAAGCCATTCTTATAAAATTTATAGAGTAAATCTGGATTCATCTCTTCGTTCAGGCCAAATGTCGTCAAACGCTCCTGAGTAAATTTATCGACATAATTTTGCAAAAGAGAGATTTGGTCCTTGCTATAAGTCTTAAGAGATTTGCTGGGATAGTTGGCCAAAATTTGATAGACAAGTGTTGTTTGAAGAGATGGGTAAACTATTTTATCTTGGTCGGTCACAAGAGCGAATAACTCGGTATCGTGATAATCCATTCTGACCTGGATGACGTAAGGTCCCGTCAGGGTCATATTCTTTGGTGAAATAATAGAATGAACTTTTCCTCTCGCGAGCCTGTCCGCTGAGAGTGGAGTAATGTCTAAGACAGTCTCTAAAACAGCATTGTCGTCGGTGGGAGATCGCAAAAGAACTTCGTAAAGATCATCTGAGTAATACAAAAAGTGGTCAACATTGAACTGTATTTGTCCACCAGGAGGAATAACGATGGCGTCACCCTCCTTTTTGCAACTAAAAGCAAAGGCCTGAGCAAAGATAAGAAAAATCAGTAACTTCAAACGTACCACGTACTTCCCCTAAAAAAATCTCTCAATAAAAGAGAAAAAATCCCCCCAAATCAACGCCCTTCAAGGCAGCTTCGCCATCGTAGCCAGGTGTTACAATCATATAATCTGCTGAATTATCTCCATTTACATCTCCCAAGGACGACTTCTTTGAAAAGAATATTGCCCCAGGAAGATCGAATTTTGGAACGATCATGAATGGCTTATAGCGACCGAGACTATCAGCAACTGAATTCAGATCGGGATATTCAGAAGTGAAGATCCCACGTGAGCTGCCAAAATAGATGATACCTCTTCCGATATCATTGTAATCTCTCGTCAGATCATCCCAGTTTCTGCCTCCTATCAAAACATCGTCATAGCCATCCTTGTTGACATCACCCATGCCCTTTCTGCCGCCGACGACATTGGTCCCATTCATATCCCCAGAAGTTGATCCCAAAACGAGAAACTTCTGCATTGGCAGTTTTGGACCGCTCGGGGTTTGACAATCACTCGCAAAGTTAATACTGGATATTTGCCCCGCATCTGTTGGACTGGACCATAGGAACTGGCGATTAAAGTTCGATTCGTTTTGTGTCAATGAAAGCATTGCTATTTCATTGTCTGCCCCGCACAGCGGGCCATAATAAACATAGGCCATACCTGGCGCCCCGTAACTTAGGGATCCTTCATTGGGAGTCGTCACAACGAGATCCTCGTATCCATCCTTATTTAAATCTCCTGCGACACTCATAAAGGACCCAAAAAGCCGTCTCGTGCCGTTGGATGGATTAGACACTTCATAGGCTATCTGTGGCATCAAGGCCCTCAATTTTTGATTTCCCAGAAGCTGAGTCCCCAAGGCCTTGTCATCCACAGCTGGATTAGTGAGAGTGCTCGGGCAAGAGGCCAGTGAGGAATAGCTCATGTAATAGCTCGTTTCTGGACCTGCAACGAGACCCTCATCGGATCCCCCAAATACATAGATTCGCCCATAATCTCGAAGTGTCGAACCTTGAAGACAGGTTAAGTCTTCGAATCCCATGGCGCCAACCAAAAGATCATCAAAGCCGTCATTGTTATGATCCATGACGACAACTCCGGACCCAAACAAATGTCCCAACTCGGCGTAGCCATAGTTCACGTTCTCAAAAACCGGATTGCGTAAAAATTGTCCCTTACAGGACTTAGCTGGCCCTGGCGAACAAGCCCGTTGGGCCGCGTTGGATTCAGAATCATATCCACTCACGGCGTAAGTGGCATTCGTCAACGAAAAGTCTGTGCCTGGCGAGGCGAGACCTCTCACACTTGGCGTTTGCAATCCGTTTACTGAGCCATAGAGAACATAAACGATACCATGATTGGGCACAGCTGCACCTGTGCTGCACCTCGCATCGCTTGATGCCGGAGCGGGATTGCAATGCCATCCCGCTCCGGCTCCAATTCCAAGAACATTCAATTCGACAGGAGGCAATTTGGGATCGGTCAATGTATTCATCGGAGGACTGGACGCTCTGGGGTTGGCAATCACCACGTCTTCAAATCCGTCTCCGTTCAAATCACCGTGAACAAGCAATTCATTTTCAATTGAAGTGTTGGTCCCAGAACCTGAGCATCCAATAGAGTTGCAACCCACAGTATTTTCTGAAACTCCCGGTATAAAGGACTGTGTTACGATCTGAGGATCGTTCACGTCGGGAATCCAAGAGGGATTGGAGACAGCTTGAAGTCCCCACCCGTTCCATAATAAATGATGAGGGAGCTAGAGGTATCGATAAAAGCCACATCATCAAAACTGTCACCATTCACATCGCCAACAGGTAAAGCGCGAGAGACCCAAAGGTCAGATACATTATTGGGCTTAAGGATTAACTGCGGCAAACGAATTCCTGTCTTCGTCGAGCTAATACTTTGATTAACGGCCGGATAACAACTGCTCAGATTTTCACTTCCAGGGAGGAAAATTTTTGACGGGTTACTGCGACAAAGTTCTGTTGTTACCAAGCCAAGCTTTGATCCATAGTAAACAATCGCATCCAATGTTCTAACGCCCGCAGACGATATTTTGATCATGCGCCCAACAGCATCATCATAGCCATCTCCGTTCAGATCTCCAACAATTTGAGTCCTGTAATAGAGATAATCGGACAAGGTAGCCAAATCGTCACTCAGCTTCAGATCACTTTCAGACCGAATAGCTGGAAGAGTTGTCCCGTTTGCTGTGTTGAAAAGGTGGATCATGCCAGCCCCTGGCCGATGGGCCTCATCTCCAGGTGCTCCAACCGCAATGTCAATCAAAGACACGGAGGCTCCAAAGTCACCATTAAAATTACCCGAAGCAACGGAAGTCCCTAACCTGTCGTCACTGTCGCCCTGCTCGCTATAAAGCTTAGAAAACACCGAAGTCACTCCAATATTTGGAGCACTTCGATACACATAAATAGCTCCCGAGCCTGCTCCCTTGGTGCTATCATTTGGTGCCCCTACGACAATATCTAAAAGTCCATCCCCTGAAATATCTGAGGCAACAAAGGCTCCGCCAGATGACCCCATCTGCGTACTCGTCGCAATAGAATCAGATCGCAATACCGTGGGAGCACAAGCCATTTGATTGGAAATCAAAGCATGGTTAGTAAAATCAACACAGGCCGGATCGTTGATCCTGAAATCCCCATCAGGTCCACTGTCTCCTCCGACCGCCACTCCTTTAAAATCAATGCCCTCAAAAAGTCTTCCACCATTTCCAAAAAATTGCCACAAATGCCCAACGTCCGTATTGGCCGAATCACCGTAAGGTGCCGACACAAGGACTTCAGAAAACCCATCCCGATTAGGATCTTTAAACGAAGTCAAAATAGTGTTGTTCTCATCGTACCTGGATTGATTTCCAGCAATCAAAACGGCTGTGCCAAACCCTACTGAGTTGGCAATTCTCGGAAATAGAACCCTAAAGCTGGAGGAATTGGTAAGGCAGGAGTAATGATCTCGTTTTGAAATCATTCCTCGCTCCTGACAGGACCAATAATTGCTGCGATAGGGTTTATCCACGTCTCCTCCGGTAGGAAGAGACGACATTCCACGACCAAAATATAAAAATGAAATTCCGGTTGAGGTCCCCCCCTGGTTCATTCCCCAAGCGTTGGTCGCATTGGCATAGCTTCCGGCAGTACGAGTCCACCCTCCACCAGCCGGAGAAATTCCTTGGCTGCCGTTGAATGGAAACAAGCCTACCTGAGGATTGGAATACGAAAATCCAGGAGCCCCTACCACAAAGTCAGAACCACCATAAGACTTACCGTTGGCGTTTCTCACTCTATAGTAGCCGTCCACATCGCCTCCTCCGGCAATGGAAGACCCAAA includes the following:
- a CDS encoding FG-GAP repeat protein, with protein sequence MNDPQIVTQSFIPGVSENTVGCNSIGCSGSGTNTSIENELLVHGDLNGDGFEDVVIANPRASSPPMNTLTDPKLPPVELNVLGIGAGAGWHCNPAPASSDARCSTGAAVPNHGIVYVLYGSVNGLQTPSVRGLASPGTDFSLTNATYAVSGYDSESNAAQRACSPGPAKSCKGQFLRNPVFENVNYGYAELGHLFGSGVVVMDHNNDGFDDLLVGAMGFEDLTCLQGSTLRDYGRIYVFGGSDEGLVAGPETSYYMSYSSLASCPSTLTNPAVDDKALGTQLLGNQKLRALMPQIAYEVSNPSNGTRRLFGSFMSVAGDLNKDGYEDLVVTTPNEGSLSYGAPGMAYVYYGPLCGADNEIAMLSLTQNESNFNRQFLWSSPTDAGQISSINFASDCQTPSGPKLPMQKFLVLGSTSGDMNGTNVVGGRKGMGDVNKDGYDDVLIGGRNWDDLTRDYNDIGRGIIYFGSSRGIFTSEYPDLNSVADSLGRYKPFMIVPKFDLPGAIFFSKKSSLGDVNGDNSADYMIVTPGYDGEAALKGVDLGGFFLFY